Proteins encoded in a region of the Megalops cyprinoides isolate fMegCyp1 chromosome 3, fMegCyp1.pri, whole genome shotgun sequence genome:
- the waif2 gene encoding wnt-activated inhibitory factor 2: MERRKTWVDYYGNGKAFCIPKRYSCWATVMCVLSLVAKVDNCPAYCTCRENNGTVTCRNLRERTLPTNLPQWANTLIVRDYNITSLLGGSFSHNDTELELVNLSLSGNNIQIIEAYAFLGLTRLQNLDLSHNRLISIASQAFYGLNELRCLCLNDSSLNSAAMQVSNALATDSLRNLQRLELSGNQLKSMPITEFHPLNLTMLVLTNNSIQTLGKENVSSLNEHKEIQVYLASNPFKCNCELDSFYYWLKNASQCADASLLLCSEPESKKGMPLEKLKKDDVECVSSDLEAVSEAVSYVFLGIVLALIGVVFLMVLYLNREGINRWLNNIREACRDQMEVYHYRYEQDSDPRLANVAV; this comes from the coding sequence ATGGAAAGGAGAAAGACTTGGGTTGATTACTATGGTAACGGCAAGGCGTTTTGTATTCCCAAACGATATAGCTGCTGGGCGACGGTGATGTGCGTGCTGTCTTTGGTGGCCAAGGTTGATAACTGTCCTGCCTACTGCACCTGCAGGGAAAACAACGGGACCGTCACATGCCGAAACCTGCGGGAGAGAACTCTACCTACCAATTTGCCCCAGTGGGCTAACACTTTGATAGTGAGGGATTATAATATCACATCTTTACTTGGGGGTTCTTTTTCTCACAACGACACAGAGCTGGAGCTCGTGAACCTTTCTCTGTCAGGCAATAACATCCAGATCATCGAAGCTTACGCTTTCTTGGGACTCACTCGCCTGCAAAACTTGGATTTAAGCCACAACCGTTTGATATCTATAGCCAGTCAGGCTTTCTATGGTTTGAACGAGCTGCGCTGTCTTTGCCTCAACGACTCTTCTTTGAATTCAGCTGCCATGCAGGTATCAAACGCTTTGGCAACCGACAGTTTGCGTAATCTCCAAAGGCTTGAATTGTCGGGGAATCAATTAAAAAGTATGCCCATCACAGAATTCCACCCACTGAACTTGACAATGCTGGTACTAACCAATAACTCAATTCAGACCCTAGGGAAAGAAAATGTCTCAAGTTTGAACGAGCATAAAGAAATACAGGTGTATTTGGCGTCGAACCCTTTTAAATGCAACTGTGAACTAGACAGTTTTTATTACTGGCTGAAGAACGCTTCGCAGTGCGCTGACGCGAGCCTACTGTTGTGTTCTGAACCGGAAAGTAAAAAGGGAATGCCTCTCGAGAAACTAAAAAAGGATGATGTGGAGTGTGTAAGTTCCGACCTAGAGGCTGTGTCGGAGGCTGTGTCATATGTGTTCCTTGGGATTGTCTTAGCCCTGATTGGAGTGGTGTTCCTCATGGTTTTATATCTGAACAGGGAAGGCATCAACCGGTGGCTAAACAACATCCGAGAGGCGTGCCGTGATCAAATGGAGGTGTATCACTACAGATATGAGCAGGATTCCGACCCCAGACTGGCGAACGTAGCCGTTTAG